One window of the Procambarus clarkii isolate CNS0578487 chromosome 27, FALCON_Pclarkii_2.0, whole genome shotgun sequence genome contains the following:
- the LOC123751875 gene encoding neuropeptide CCHamide-1 receptor-like — MGMLEECVGPEGACGGPDNRSLLASTEPPYFPIHERPETYIVPIVFFFIFVVGVAGNGTLVFMFAKYPNMRNVPNTYILSLALGDLLVVIFAVPFVSIIYVTEKWPFGEVICRVSEFMRDTSVGVTVFTLTALSADRYMAIVDPVGKRAGAVAHRSTMAVTAVIWVLAVVLAAPAGIFSNLRAAGTGNGEIVVCYPFHPLLGPSYPRINVVAKFAVYYLLPLLIITTFYLLMARHLMQAAASLPGEAQHQRHYVRHVAARRKVAKLVLAFVVIFAICYFPNHVFLLWFYFNPNVERDYNHFWNAFRWIGFCLGFINSCINPIALYCISGTFRKNFNRHLFCCLCPEAAQSRTWTTFHFHSSGQHFISTVRKTDNFDMSTMNGPEKTAV; from the coding sequence ATGGGCATGTTAGAAGAGTGTGTGGGGCCAGAGGGCGCGTGTGGGGGGCCGGACAACAGGAGCCTCCTGGCCTCTACGGAGCCTCCTTACTTCCCCATCCACGAGCGCCCGGAGACCTACATCGTCCCCATCGTCTTCTTCTTCATCTTCGTGGTGGGCGTGGCTGGCAACGGCACGCTGGTGTTCATGTTCGCCAAGTACCCGAACATGCGCAATGTTCCCAATACCTACATTCTCTCCCTGGCGCTGGGAGACCTCCTGGTGGTCATCTTCGCCGTGCCCTTCGTCTCCATCATCTACGTCACTGAGAAGTGGCCCTTCGGGGAGGTCATCTGCCGGGTGTCGGAGTTCATGCGCGACACGTCGGTGGGGGTGACGGTCTTCACGCTGACGGCCCTCAGCGCCGACCGCTACATGGCCATCGTGGACCCCGTGGGCAAGCGCGCGGGGGCCGTGGCCCACCGCAGCACCATGGCCGTCACCGCCGTCATCTGGGTACTTGCGGTGGTGCTGGCCGCCCCCGCAGGGATCTTCTCCAACCTGCGGGCTGCGGGCACCGGCAACGGGGAGATCGTGGTGTGCTACCCGTTCCACCCGCTGCTGGGGCCCTCGTACCCGAGGATCAACGTGGTGGCCAAGTTCGCCGTCTACTACCTCCTGCCGCTCCTCATCATCACCACGTTCTACCTCCTGATGGCGCGCCACCTGATGCAGGCGGCGGCCTCGCTCCCCGGCGAGGCGCAGCACCAGCGGCACTACGTCAGGCACGTCGCCGCCCGCAGGAAGGTGGCCAAGCTGGTGCTGGCGTTCGTCGTCATCTTCGCCATCTGCTACTTCCCCAATCACGTCTTCCTCCTGTGGTTCTACTTCAACCCCAACGTCGAGAGGGACTACAACCACTTCTGGAACGCCTTCCGATGGATCGGATTCTGCCTGGGGTTCATCAACTCCTGCATCAACCCTATCGCCCTCTACTGCATCAGCGGCACCTTCAGGAAAAACTTCAACCGCCATCTCTTCTGTTGCTTGTGCCCGGAGGCGGCGCAGAGCCGCACCTGGACCACCTTCCACTTCCACTCCTCCGGTCAGCACTTCATCTCCACCGTCAGGAAGACCGACAACTTCGACATGTCGACCATGAACGGCCCGGAGAAGACGGCGGTGtga